TAGTATAGACTGCCTCAAAACTATAACGTGTATGCTTAACAAAAACAACCGTCTGTAGGTCAGTATGTAACAAGATCTGATGTCAAATGCGTGCACATCATCAACCTCCACATGCTAACCGGTTAGCCAACATGCTAATGGTTAAGCTAGGGACGTAGGCAGTTTCCACAtcaaaataaaggtttaaaaagCCATAACGAGTCGCCTTACTTGTgggaaaacatgtaaaaatgttccTTGTCGTTGTGCTGTTATGGTAGTGACAAATTAAACGCTATATATAGAGTAAACAATGCGATGTTAGTTCAAATCAAATGACAGTCGTACCTCTTTCCTGTCCTCTTCACCCGGAAACAAACGTTGGACGTGTCAAAGTAAAAACTGGTGACGCTATTCGACCGTGAATACTTTTCTCTAAGCATGTTTATTAACCTGGTATGGccaaataatcaattattttaacgcCAGAGCTAAACGTAACCTAACTGGAACAGTTTTCTTaacttcaaattcagttaatatGCTACAACTCTTAAAGGAGgttcttttattgtgaaattggAGTTATGACGTATTTCCTTAAGTTGGGTTCTATAGTCCAATCGGAGGTTGCCAGATTTGCCAAGAAAGTGAGACACTTACAACACTCATACACGGGTTCATTTCCACCGTGAGCCGTAACAATGTACGTCTAAAACCACAGAAAGATTACATTGCTCCTAAGTCAATACATAAAATTGTTGTTCGGTCCCAGTGTCTATCTGTATATCCATCAGGGTTCAGGAGTGCCAACTGTAAAACAGCATGCTTGAAGGATATCTCTTTTCGAGTCCTTAAAGGACACCTTACCTCACAGCCTGGCCTATATATATAGGCCATTATTGTACTCAGACAGTGAGCAACCATTTATTGAGGTCCACATAAGCGTGCACCACCGTGGCCAAGAAATCAGCACTTATtgaggaaaaaacacagaagatgatttgtgtgttttatttcatcattgAATGAAGCCTGAGTATGCAtttctgatgtgtgtgtgattctacgaacaatatatatatatatgcacatatgtatgcaataaaatataatcttcACATTACTTGTTTTTTcagttgaacatggaaaaaaaatcaaaaggagAGCTCTTCTTCAGTGTCACTAAAGTACTAGAGAATATTCCAAGACATATTTTTACATCCCATCCCATCAGTCAGTgttagcagattttttttaattgaactaAAGTCAAATATTGACCAAGAAAATTATTTGAGTCACCAATTTGAGCAACATGCACACATTATGTCAAAGTGCCCCAATGTTATGAGAAGGTAGTACAAAACAATgataatttaaacaaatatgagcatgaggattaaaaaaaaagtcccatggTTTCCCCTACTGCTGCATCTAAGGATTTTATGCAGATCACCCACATAGGAAACTCATCAGCCAAATCAAAATCCCTTCTTGGCTGAAGGAGACATCACAGCTTATAAGGTTCCCGGCAAGGTTTCTTATAGGAACCATAGGCACTGGTTTAGCAGATGGCTTGATCTATTCCGGTACCGTAATCTATGCAGGTGTTGATATCGTAGTCCTCTCATGTTCTGTGTCTAGTTTCACTCATCATAGTGAAGTGAAGACAGGAACTTATCCACATCCAAGTCATGTGGAAAGCAGTCTGCAAGTTTCTTCCTTTCCTGtagatttaaaacaaatgtcatAATTACAAAAAGATGTATAAAAATCCCCCAAACCCCCCTTCATTAAAGGCATTAATAAGCTTTGCAGAAACATTTCATTACCATCTTAATGAAAAGAACTGATACCAAAAGGCAGTTTATCTGGAGAAATCATCACAAATTTTGACCAACAAGAGAAAAACATGTGGCAATGTGTAGATATGATTCTAATTACACACCAAAACACAAGAGTTGGATTGATACGAAAAAGAACGACAACTCAGTTATTCTTAGGTCTTTGTGAATGGTGCCAAAAATGAGGAGATTGGCCTGATGGTGGCACCAGAGACAAGGCCAGAAAGACCTAAATCCAGCCACCCTTCTGCTTATCTTGCTAAGGGCCACAGAGGACATCCTCAACACCAGTCTATTACAAGACAAACATGTAGACAGTTTGACATATTCACACCAATAGGCCACAGAACCTCCAATACACCAAATATGCATTTCAAAAGGGGTTATCCTTTGTATTGTGGTCATTTGAGGACATCTCTCAGACTCAGCTTCTTAATTTAGAAACGAAGCTCAGCTTTCATCAGTCTATGCTGTTTTGTCAGACTTAGGGGCATATTGGTCGTCTTGCAGGTTTGTGAGAGATGTAGCTATTGTCTGCTTGGCATAATGGCTACACCCAGCAAAATATCTTATTCGAGCTAACACAATTAGTCAAATTGGTTCATCAACAACAGAAAACTAATCTACAGCCAATTTTATAATAGATTAATTGTTTTCAGGTGGAATATTGACACAACCCGACCTGCCACTATATCATTTCACTATAACATTTCTTGCTATTCTGCATAAACCTGTAAATTCAACCCCTATCAAATCACTCAGTTTGTCACTGTTTGTAGAGACTCCAGTCTGTAGTGTAGTTCATACACTTCACAGATAAACCAGATAATTTCACAGCAACCACTGCCATTATCAAACAGAATTTTTGCATTTACACATCTGTCCAATGCTCCAGTACATACTCCTGTACATGAGCTCTCTCGATGGAAAATTTGGATAATTGATTGAAAAACAGGGACAGTTTTATACCATAAGTATGAGAAGTCTTTGTGTGGTACTCACCCGGTCTGCATTTTTGCCGGGAGACTGTTTTGACTCTTTCTTTGCACGCGGGCTACTTGTGGGAGAAGACTGTTTGCGTTTCTTAGAGTTCTTTGAAGTTTTGGGTGAATTTTCTCCGACTTCCTTCTGACGCAAGCTGTCCTTCAGTGGAGTGCCTGTCCTGGCGATAGCAGCACGGGATAGAATCATAAGTGTATGAGCAGCCATGTTAATACTGTTTTCACTGCCAGCCTCACTGGCCGGGCTACAGGTGGGGATATCTGGGGTATTGGGTGGCAATAGATGCTTGGGAGTCCCCTCTCCGTCTGTACCTCTCTTCTGTCTGGAAGGAGTCCTGGGACAGTCAGTGGACTCCTGGTTACAGCCTGTCCCAGGAGTCCGGGGTAGACTAAGGTCTGAACTGCTTGCTACAGGCCTCTTGGCTGGGGTGGAAGGAGAGTTAAGGCCATGGATGTCCTGCAACATCTCAGCTGCCTGTTTGGCCAGAGAGCTGGTCTTTGAGGGGGCTTTTGTAGACTTGGACTGAGGATTAGATGCAGGCTGTGTTACTGCAGGGGGGCTGAAGTCTCTTAATACTGAGGTTGAAGATGTTGACTGCTGCTCTTGCAAGCTACCCTTCATTTCATTCTCCTTGTTAGCTGTCACATTTGGCATCTCCTGAGAGGGAGGCCTCTTTTCTGTACGCCCCTCGCGAGATTTGCCAGAAGTCTTTTCTGCAGGTTCTTTCCTGCcgctctcctctttctcttttctacTTCCTGATTTCAGTGCAGAATCAGAGGACGATGACCTAGAAGTACAAGAATCCTTAGCTTTTGCTCCATCACCATTCTTATCATGATTGTGTCTCCTGTCAATAGATTTTGATCTCCTTTCTGATTCTGAATTCTTCAAAGTCTCAGGCTTTGAGGCATCAACACTACTAGTACTTGCACTTTGAGAGTCTTGCTTATGGCTACTATGATCTTGTTTGCGAGAGTTCTTTTTAGGAGGATCTTTCTGGTGCTGTTGTGGAGGCACTGACTTCTCTGGCTCCTTCATGAAACCTGCTCCAGcgtccttctgtccttctgcTGGGCATCTAACAGTCTCTATCCTCCTCTTGGGCTTGTTACCACCCAAAATAGTAGGTTTTACTCGAGCCACAGACTGCGTATTGTCTTTCTCAGCCTGCTGGAAAGATTGTGATGTAGATGTATTTGTAGTCGAAGGTTTGGTGGTCCCTGTTGTTTTAGCAGGTTGTGGTTGATCTTCAGCAGAAGAGTCAAAACATAAAATTCTCCTGTGACTGGGGCCCTTTGTTGTATCCTGCTGGACTGCATTTTCAGGCAACACCGGTTGAACCGACTTACCAGCCAGGTGCTGCTTGTTGCCTGGAATACAGAGAAATAAGGTCAGAGAAGATAGTTGCATGAAAACAAGTAGTTATTTCTGTCACTATACCACAAGCTAGCATTACTCCAAGTTCACTTTTTACTTACCAGCAGGTGTAGACCGTTTTATTGCCACTGCGGGAGACTTGGGCTTTACAGTTTCCGACTGCTGTACCGGTGCTGGGTTTGGTATGGCAACAAGCTGTAAATATAAAAGTGTTGATAAGTTTTCTTGGTCTTGAAATTGCAAGTTTACAACCTTTTGATGCAGCAATGTTCATGATATCACACACTGCACAATTATTAAGTCTTGGATAATGTTTCTATTGTTGGAGCCTTGCCAGTAGGGGGGTATAAATGCAATGTTTGTCTTGAGTAAAAAGCCATGGGCTAATTAAAATTTTGTGAATCGTATCTACCAGTTAAATGTCTGGTGTGAAAGTCGAAATTTTGAACTGAGTGGCAACATGTGGATTCATTCTTTAGAAAACTATCACTTTATAAATCCCATCATTGGTTGGCCATCTTGTTTACTTTGGTGACAGTTAAATATTAGAGTTGGGCTAAAGGAACACTCACAAAGTTGGGGGAAATAGCAGAGTTATGCTTTGGGCATCATGTACTAAGTAAACGTCATGGAAATCTGGCCATTAGATCTCAAGAAACCTTGTCATGGCCCAACATGTTGGTCAAAGAGAAATTTCCTGCATGGTATGGCAGGAGAAAGGTTGGATGGTCACCAAATTAGGGTCAACCCATTATTCTGGtgatgaaatgataaaaggaaataCCTTTTGACTACCAACTTATGAACGGCAGAGAAAGTTACCTGGTTGGACATCATCTGGACCTTCCCCAGAGTATTCGACCCCATAACAGAAACAGGAAGAATCAAGGGCTTTACAGGTGATGGTAAGATGAGTGTTGACcctgcacaaaaaaacaacaaaacatttttttttttaaaaaggggaaaaaaagagacattaacagcaaagacaaaaaaagtgcCATCTCCCTTAGACCAGgcacaaaacacaacagatgatgcaaattaaaaaaaacaacaaaaaaaacactgcccAGTTGTAGAtgtgaaacacaaacactgcCTCTGCAGCTGATCATCGCTTGTCTGCATTCATGTATGTGTGGCCATTGCCTCTAAATGAACTTCGCTTAACGATAGTGCTTCCTGCATTTTCTGTCAGATTACCCTTACTCAATACCTTTTcaaacctttattttttaatgttgtgtatTGCTTCACAGGAGCAAAACCTTTTATCACTGCAAACATTAACAAATTAGGGAGAAGCGAcattgtctattttttgtcaagtagaacacaaatgaaacaaaaataacaaactaaATATCAAAATCTGCAACTACAAAAACCCAAACCAGCTAATGATACTAGAATGAAATTGAGATAAACTTTTGTCTATTGAGATGACCCACTGTTCTCTCTTACCGGTTGAGAAGCCTCGAGAGGGAGACGGTATGGTCACCCCGTACTGTTTGGTCGGTAAAGGTTGCCCCTTTGCGACACCAGCAGACAGTAGCACCTGTCTGGGTTGAGGATCTGTAGTGGGGGGTTCGGTCACAAGGAAATAACTGGCAGTGGCTCCTTGGATGGCAGGGTTAGCAGTGTCCAGGGGTAGCTGAATAATGTAGTTTGGCTGGGCCTGCGATGTTCCTGTTAATGGGGATGCGACTACAGCCCCAGCCCTACAGCTGAGAGGACTAGCATGTGCCTCAGATCTTTGTAAGCCACTGACGGCCTGTGCTGCCTCATCCAAGTTGGCCTTTGGCGTTCCTGGCCCTCCTGAGGACTTAGCGGGAGAGGTAAGGTAGATGGTTGGTATCTTGTCTCTGGCGATGCTAGGAACCATCTTATTCAAGGCAGCGTCATTTGAAGAATCCTCATCCTGGGTATCGCTGATGATGATCTTCAAAGAAACTATATTACTGGAATCAACTGCGGCCTTGCTTGGGGTAGTGTGGTTGGTGGTTGGAGGATCAAGTGCTGCACCGACTGTGgcgaaagaggaggaggatgcagGTGAGACAGGTAACGATGAGGCAGGTGTAGCTGTACGTGTTGTAGAGGATGAAGCGGATATGGGTGATCCAGTTGCTGTGAATGGTGCAGCAGTGGAAAATGATGAAGGCGAGGCATGTGCAGTTGTAACCGTAACACTGGTAGGAGATGTGCAAGAGGCTGATTCAGGTGTTACAGAGGGAGCAACACCAGGTTGAGTGTCTCTTCCACTGCTTGAAAAAGACATATGAGGTAGGTCAGCAGACGGCACTGCAGAGTTGTTTAGTTCAACTTGTAAAGGGAACATAAAAGCAGAAGGGGCTATCAAAGGTCGCACTTTACACCCTTGTGCTTGTTTATGCTCCTGTTTTTTGTCAGTATTAGACGTTGCTGCTGGTGTAGCACATGCAGCAGAGGTAAGAAAAGTTGAGTCACTGGGGGCAGTTGTGATGGAGGTGCTGTCCTTTGTGGCAGGCTCCTGAATGTCCATACTGTCTGAAGGAGGAGGTGGTGTATTCAACGGTTCATCAATATCCATAGGTGTTCCAAAAACACTGTTATATTCTTTTCTGTTTGAGTCCACTGCAGCCGATGAGCCACCTCGGTGCTCCCCATGGCTCACTAACAGTTTGGCTGTACTGTTATCAATTCTAGATGGTCTGCCACTGGGACCAAGAACCGTTTTCTTTAACAACGTAGGAGCGGTAGACTTTCTGGTCTTGCGCTCCTGTCCAGCTCTCATCTTCAGTGTCACTGGTGTTGTATCTGAAGcatttgcatctctgtgtgaagggcctgaaaaataaaataacattattaatCTCTCCCCATCTGTCTATGGCCTATGTCATGCCACTCAGGCTTTAATAGgtgaatacattttatacattgtCAATAAATCCATGTCAACAGTTAGCGTTGCACAAAAGTAGGATTAAGACATCCAGGATAAGTGAGTGAGCTGAGCTCAATGAATCCAAAACAAGAGCGTCCAGGCTTAATTGCACAAAGACCAAGCCAGAATGAGCAGACACGGATttatcaagccaggtgaaaccaATCCTGGATAAGTGCGCGCTCGCGGCTCCCTCAAATAGACCCCGCCACCGATCACAGATTCACACCAAATAGTTAATTCACATCTCCAAAAACGCAGTTATACTCTGATTATGAATCAGTTGAATTGTTAATTGAAATGGACTGCAGATATGAGTGGAATTGTGTAAATGTAACTCCATCAGACTGTATAATTCTTTGATAAATAGATGAgcaaataatagtaataacaactttaatttatatagcgGCTTTCAAAGGCCCCATGGTTGCTTGCTAACTGACTTTATTGAATTTCcttttgggataaataaagtttattttcttatattttgtgtgtgtgtgtgtgtgtgtgtgtgtgtgtgtgtgtagattaaACATGACCGGCCAAAACAGACAGACATCTGATACTTATGacaatgtgatgctgatgtgccAAAAGATGAAGTATCTCCTTGTTTGTGAaacctttactgaagtaagattCCACAAAATGCTCCATAGCCCTCATTTTTAACAACTCTCCTCCTCTAAAACAACAAGTTACAatattatgactttattctcgtaaatgtatgactttattctcaaagtctgtgaattgttctttttctctgtggccctaatattctgtcattttatatatagccTTATAGTCTATGGGAAACTGTAAATTATTTAATGATTGCAACATCAtctaaaatgatcatttatccaaaatgattgaaattaATGATCACAAACGTTTAAATACTGCCAGTGGGTCTAGTTCTATGTGATAACAATGTGTAGTGGGCAGTGGAATAACTACTGGTTTCCATTTGTGGTGACTGCTGACTGCGATAAGGGATGAGATTAAATAGATCCTGGAAATTAGCCTGGTCTGGACCAGGCTAGCTCCACAGAATGAATCTCCATGGTAACTTATACCATAACATATCCTACTGTCCCCTATCCCGCTTTTGTGCAACCGGATCACGGATAAGTTGAGCCAGGATAACCAAGATGTCCCGGCTTAATCCCTTATCTTACTTTTGTGCAACGGGCCCCTGCTCTCCAAATGCAATTACAACAACagcatacataaacacacatacctCTCTTGGAAAGCTGTTACAACTGGAAAAAGCCACAGATTTTTGACACCAAAATCATACTCTGTCTTGTGGTGAGGCCGTTTAGAGTAACTATGAAGACCTTTAGTTTTAAGCATGGTAGGAGAACATGTTGAATTAACTAGTTCTGTTCAAGCACAACTAAACTGTTCTCCCCTTTCAATCCCTTTTGACTTGCATAAGAAGTCATAAATCTGACTGTATCTGCAATGTTTTTTCTCTGTACCAAACTCTGAATTTAAGAAACCAGCCTTGCTCTGTATGAGGCAGACAGTAATCAAAGgtaagatctgtgttttcttcttcagaGAGCCTTCTACTGTATTAGATTGTAAGAATACCTGGATCATCACTCTGAAGTGGCCCGACTGCAGATGAAGGTCCAGCAGTGTCGCTCTCCTCTGGGCTACTACTAATATCGGCATCCTCTGGTCCGCCATCAgttattctggttttatctgCAAATACACATTACAAACAGAGTCAGTTTTgcaaattgcttgttttattACACAAGTGAAAAGAAGGGATTCAGAAGTACTTTGCAcaacaaaaagaataaaagtaaaGTAGGACATAGTTACTATAATCGAAGAGCTCAAAGAGGGCATGAAAAGCTGGGTCCGACTCTGTTTGCTCCAATATGTCATGGATAGCATCATCGCTCATATGGATTTCCCCCTGTACCAGATGATATTTGTCAGGAAGAAATGTAAGGACACACAGGAAAATAAGTACAAGTTGATGGAGGAATCACTATCAAtgcttatttatatatttccagCACCTGTAATCCAAGGATTTCATCTATAGACTGGTCTGTCTCCACTGTACTTGCAGGGGCCTTAGATGTTTGAGGTGTAGGCTCACTGATATTAGAGATAAAACAGAGGAGAAATAAGTACAGCCATGTTATAGCATGATTGCAGTTATGCCATAACTTTGATTACCACTGTAATAAATCATCAATCTATCAACAACtcaatacatacagtacaggccaaaagtttggacacacaccttctcattcaatgcgttttctttattttcatgactatttacattgtagattcatcaaaactattaataaacacatgtggaattatgtacttaacaaaaaagtgtgaaataactgaaaacatgtcttatattctagtaagcaaagggtggctactttgaggaatctaaaacacaagacatgtttccatatgtgttcattcatagttttgatgccttcagtgagcatctacaatgtaaatagtcatgaaaataaagaaaaacgcattgaatgagaaggtgtgtccaaacttttggcctgtactgtatgcagTGAAGCAATGTGGAGTTCCAACTCATCACTTACTTGGCAAggattttattgatgttttcagCAAGTTTCTCCTGTAACGATCTGTCCCCCAGTATCTTGTCACGTGCATTTTGTATCACGAGTTGCTGTGGAGATAAACATGGATTGTGAGGTCACATAATGTATAAAACTTATTGCTTCA
This is a stretch of genomic DNA from Centropristis striata isolate RG_2023a ecotype Rhode Island chromosome 4, C.striata_1.0, whole genome shotgun sequence. It encodes these proteins:
- the npat gene encoding protein NPAT isoform X2, whose translation is MLLPSDVARLVLGYLQEEGLSATSQAFIHESPNLKEYVEHTTEDGTIPACVFSVFGKGLTTILNEYVAVKTKESQHEVPAMMTSLWKKLDFTLNQIKSLQNSPSISASQRVRSRIGVANMARQRVLAITGGVVCSPVSETSHGMLSHSTPIRYTQQAPGSGIHQQISDVSRSLNTPSDSPIQIAVSEHRQNSGPMSPGRRKWDTPRKRGGGAQSGSSVPGRSAMTVSAPSVEGQPEEVVDENFPQLVIQNARDKILGDRSLQEKLAENINKILANEPTPQTSKAPASTVETDQSIDEILGLQGEIHMSDDAIHDILEQTESDPAFHALFELFDYNKTRITDGGPEDADISSSPEESDTAGPSSAVGPLQSDDPGPSHRDANASDTTPVTLKMRAGQERKTRKSTAPTLLKKTVLGPSGRPSRIDNSTAKLLVSHGEHRGGSSAAVDSNRKEYNSVFGTPMDIDEPLNTPPPPSDSMDIQEPATKDSTSITTAPSDSTFLTSAACATPAATSNTDKKQEHKQAQGCKVRPLIAPSAFMFPLQVELNNSAVPSADLPHMSFSSSGRDTQPGVAPSVTPESASCTSPTSVTVTTAHASPSSFSTAAPFTATGSPISASSSTTRTATPASSLPVSPASSSSFATVGAALDPPTTNHTTPSKAAVDSSNIVSLKIIISDTQDEDSSNDAALNKMVPSIARDKIPTIYLTSPAKSSGGPGTPKANLDEAAQAVSGLQRSEAHASPLSCRAGAVVASPLTGTSQAQPNYIIQLPLDTANPAIQGATASYFLVTEPPTTDPQPRQVLLSAGVAKGQPLPTKQYGVTIPSPSRGFSTGSTLILPSPVKPLILPVSVMGSNTLGKVQMMSNQLVAIPNPAPVQQSETVKPKSPAVAIKRSTPAGNKQHLAGKSVQPVLPENAVQQDTTKGPSHRRILCFDSSAEDQPQPAKTTGTTKPSTTNTSTSQSFQQAEKDNTQSVARVKPTILGGNKPKRRIETVRCPAEGQKDAGAGFMKEPEKSVPPQQHQKDPPKKNSRKQDHSSHKQDSQSASTSSVDASKPETLKNSESERRSKSIDRRHNHDKNGDGAKAKDSCTSRSSSSDSALKSGSRKEKEESGRKEPAEKTSGKSREGRTEKRPPSQEMPNVTANKENEMKGSLQEQQSTSSTSVLRDFSPPAVTQPASNPQSKSTKAPSKTSSLAKQAAEMLQDIHGLNSPSTPAKRPVASSSDLSLPRTPGTGCNQESTDCPRTPSRQKRGTDGEGTPKHLLPPNTPDIPTCSPASEAGSENSINMAAHTLMILSRAAIARTGTPLKDSLRQKEVGENSPKTSKNSKKRKQSSPTSSPRAKKESKQSPGKNADRERKKLADCFPHDLDVDKFLSSLHYDE
- the npat gene encoding protein NPAT isoform X1, which encodes MLLPSDVARLVLGYLQEEGLSATSQAFIHESPNLKEYVEHTTEDGTIPACVFSVFGKGLTTILNEYVAVKTKESQHEVPAMMTSLWKKLDFTLNQIKSLQNSPSISASQRVRSRIGVANMARQRVLAITGGVVCSPVSETSHGMLSHSTPIRYTQQAPGSGIHQQISDVSRSLNTPSDSPIQIAVSEHRQNSGPMSPGRRKWDTPRKRGGGAQSGSSVPGRSAMTVSAPSVEGQPEEVVDENFPVRSQLVIQNARDKILGDRSLQEKLAENINKILANEPTPQTSKAPASTVETDQSIDEILGLQGEIHMSDDAIHDILEQTESDPAFHALFELFDYNKTRITDGGPEDADISSSPEESDTAGPSSAVGPLQSDDPGPSHRDANASDTTPVTLKMRAGQERKTRKSTAPTLLKKTVLGPSGRPSRIDNSTAKLLVSHGEHRGGSSAAVDSNRKEYNSVFGTPMDIDEPLNTPPPPSDSMDIQEPATKDSTSITTAPSDSTFLTSAACATPAATSNTDKKQEHKQAQGCKVRPLIAPSAFMFPLQVELNNSAVPSADLPHMSFSSSGRDTQPGVAPSVTPESASCTSPTSVTVTTAHASPSSFSTAAPFTATGSPISASSSTTRTATPASSLPVSPASSSSFATVGAALDPPTTNHTTPSKAAVDSSNIVSLKIIISDTQDEDSSNDAALNKMVPSIARDKIPTIYLTSPAKSSGGPGTPKANLDEAAQAVSGLQRSEAHASPLSCRAGAVVASPLTGTSQAQPNYIIQLPLDTANPAIQGATASYFLVTEPPTTDPQPRQVLLSAGVAKGQPLPTKQYGVTIPSPSRGFSTGSTLILPSPVKPLILPVSVMGSNTLGKVQMMSNQLVAIPNPAPVQQSETVKPKSPAVAIKRSTPAGNKQHLAGKSVQPVLPENAVQQDTTKGPSHRRILCFDSSAEDQPQPAKTTGTTKPSTTNTSTSQSFQQAEKDNTQSVARVKPTILGGNKPKRRIETVRCPAEGQKDAGAGFMKEPEKSVPPQQHQKDPPKKNSRKQDHSSHKQDSQSASTSSVDASKPETLKNSESERRSKSIDRRHNHDKNGDGAKAKDSCTSRSSSSDSALKSGSRKEKEESGRKEPAEKTSGKSREGRTEKRPPSQEMPNVTANKENEMKGSLQEQQSTSSTSVLRDFSPPAVTQPASNPQSKSTKAPSKTSSLAKQAAEMLQDIHGLNSPSTPAKRPVASSSDLSLPRTPGTGCNQESTDCPRTPSRQKRGTDGEGTPKHLLPPNTPDIPTCSPASEAGSENSINMAAHTLMILSRAAIARTGTPLKDSLRQKEVGENSPKTSKNSKKRKQSSPTSSPRAKKESKQSPGKNADRERKKLADCFPHDLDVDKFLSSLHYDE